One Sesamum indicum cultivar Zhongzhi No. 13 linkage group LG14, S_indicum_v1.0, whole genome shotgun sequence genomic window, GAACTTAAGTACCTCACAGCTTGAGCAAGAGATGCAAGATACAACTGATGATAATGGATTCTCTTGACATCATGCTGGTAGACGTCATCTTCGTTGCCCGGAGAGGAATAACCTGGAGTTGAAATCAGTTCGGGTTATATACCAGAGTGTAagagaaaatgaattaatcgACCTGTATTAACTGGTAAAACTGGTTATAATCAGGACGTTGTCCTCCTATTGCTCGTCTTTTGTATTGACTAATCTCATATAAAGGATCCACTTTTTGACCTGCTAAACTTTCAAATTTGGAATGTCAAATGACAATTACATCACCACAGTATGAATCATCGACGTTTTTTATGCATAGACAAGGCAAGCATgcataaatgaatatttagAGGAAGATGACTGCTTGAAGATATTTACCATTTTCAGTGACGAACATTGGCTTGTTATGGTACCTCTCCTTCATATAGTTCACAATATCTTCCATGCCTCTCGgaaccacaaaaaattgagaCATTCCTGTCTGCACGAGGAATGAGCAAGAGTATTAGAAACATGGACTGCATATTTGGTAAATGGAAAAATGTCGATCAGAGATGAAGTATCAGAATTTGTACTGGTTCCCCAATTGGAACGCCATTGCGCTCTCCAGTAGTGTAGACAAACCCACGGATCAGTCGGTCGCTACCTAGGGTATAAACAGAATCATTGCACACACAACTGGAGTGGATACAATCCTTTGCATAGAGTGTGCCGTAGTGGTTTATCCCCATAAAGTCTATGCTGTCTCTTAAAAGCTCTCTTTCCTCTGAAGAAAAGCTTGGTAATTCGCTTCCGTGATAACGCTTCATTTCTGGAGGGTAATCCCCAAATACTAGCGGATCCAACATCCTTTTCAATGACAACACAGAACATGATCTATCATGATCAGGAAAAACAGAAAGCTTCATTTCTTATGTTGATTGTAACACTAACCAAGCAGCATTAAAAGCTAAGGCCCTGTTTGCAGCTTCCGTGTCATCCTCGCTCTCTGTCAGTGGTGTGTACATGTATGCACAGACGGTGATGCCTATTACACCATTCACTTTGGACTGCATCAAGATCATTCAGTAGGCAAGGAGGacgaaaatatttaaatcttttaaacACACATTTGTTTGCAATCCTCTTTTGAGGTTTTTGCTATGGATGCTTACCTTATACTGCTCACGATACAATTTAACCGCTTTGGCATGTGCCAACAACATGTTGTGCACCGCAATCAAAGGCTCAACATCTGAATTCCCACCGGCACAGTGACCAAAAGGAGGCGAACAACGAGCTGGAGGGAACAGTCCTCTTTCATATGTCACTTCTGCGAGTAAGTTGGGCTCGTTGATAGTCATCCAATACTTCACCCGATCAGCAAAATGTTTAAAACATGTCTCGGCAAAATGGACAAACTCTTCTCTGTTAAACCAGATATATAATTGCCCATTAATACAACAGTCCAATTAAATGAATCCCACTGTCAAGCAAGATTCTTGGCTTCTACAATTTACTCCACAAAATCAATTAGCAATTTAGATGACGAAAGCTCGATACATATACTTACTGCATTACAGGACTGAGCCAGCCCCCGATTCGGTCTTCAAGTTCTTGAGGATATTCATTGTGGAAAATCGTCACAAAAGGCTGTATACCTGTATTCAACCTTATAACAATATCAACTTAAACACACTCGTAATTTAACTGAAATGGCAATTGAGTAATTAAGTACGACCACTTTGCATAATACCTCTGAGTAGGAGATTATCAATAATACTGTTATAGAAGGTGATACCAGCTTGGTTAACCCCACCATGTCTTCCTCCTATATCCATAATCAGAGAGATGCTTGTCAAGAATTACAAGCTAAAACAGCCAACCAAGAAAGGAAGTTTGAAAAGGTACATACTAGGAAGTACTCTACTCCATGAAATCGAAAAGCGGTAAGCAGTCAACCCAAGTGAATGTATTATCTCAATATCTTCCTGTGATTCATTAGAGGAAATTAAGGAAACAACAACGTAATAAAATCATCTTCGATTCTAAGATAAAACTATCAATAACGCTAGGCTTAACTTAGTCGACCAAGCTAATTAAGACCTCTTGGCCATTAAGTCATGTGTTCAAGTTCGAGTCCCACcaacttgtagtaattattctttattcataaatatttgataaagatAATTGGTATATGGATTGTCGAAGCTTAAATAGTAACCAATTTGCTCAAACAATGAAACTTAAAAATGCAGGGGATTACCATGTACCGATGGTAATGATCATTAGCTATATCACCACTCGTACCATCCGCTATGTTACCTgaaaatctcaaaacacaCCAGAAGTCAAACTCCACAGCATCAAACAGGCAAGAACAGAGgatcaaatcaagaaaacgtTGAGCAACAATAGAAACAAGAAACTCGGGTTTATCACCTTGAATCCGGCAATAAACATCCCAGTTGCTCAAGCCCTTACCATCTTCATGAACTGCTCCTTCGATCTAAACAAAAGAGAGACAAAGACAACATGGGTCCAAgtccattttcttgaaaaacatagggaaaaaaaaaaccagaGAGTTCACAGACTTGATATGCAGAAGTGGAAGCTCCGAAGAAAAACCCATGTGGAAAATCCGACCTTTTGATGTCAACTTGTTCTTCAGCTAATGATATGGGCGCAGATAGCAGCAAGATGAAGCAATGGGAGACGAAAACCCACGTGATTTTGATCTTCTCCATTCCTTTCTCCTTCAGACTTGGGCCTCTTTCAGCAACAGCACAGACATATTTCTCCATTTATAGAAATAAGCTTTGACCGTCTGAGCTCGAGCGGCTATGCTTTGCTCCACCGGTAATATTTAGTTCACTCCACATGATCAAGAGCTTCCAATTCGAGTTCTAtgtatatacaatttttttaatagtagtattttattttttaatttaaaaatataatattattaattttaaatttaaatatattgtataatataaaaatgaatcgaattttataaaaagaaatcgGAAATGAAAACAGTTAAATAATGCAAGTGTTTGTGAATACTTtaacttttagaaaaatgattattttaaaattgtagtaGATCTAAAAATAGAGGGTGGTTATAATAAAAGTGATAAGTTAGGTAGTGGGCTTCCATTATTGGggcattaaaataattatatggatCAATATGTAccaaaatgataataaattaaatttatacataatttatatttattattactgtCTCACTtctcaaaatgtattttaatattgaaataaaaaaaatagcattttgataattatctgCGTGTgtattgggaaaaaaaatatttgtcctataactttttcattttggtcctttatctttaataatattagaattaggcaattatatattaatagtcTATTCTGCCATTGTTACAGAAGGAGTAGGTCAATTAGTAATTATCTGCACAACTGGGGATAGTGAGGTAATTTGGTTGGAAATGTTTGAGGACAAACTTCCAAGGCATTTTTAATCAGCATATGATGAGCCCGGGTGACATTATAATACCAAATTGGTGGACTTGATTGCAATTAACCAAATATCATCTACAATTTTGGGCCTGAGTTGTTAATGTCAGATGGgttcaaaatgaagtaaacaaaaaataaagggtgATTAAGGGCGATATCATGCCTAATCACCCAAAGTAAAAGTGGcctaaatgtaatatatatggactaaaattgctctTGAAAAATGtgtaggggtaaaattattcgAAATTTGGtcaaaagactaaaattaaacaacttgaaagttatcgaactaaaactaaaatgagtaaatttaaaagactaaaattaatagcagacaaacttaaagaattaaacaagTAATTTTCCCTGTGTGTATTCTACAAGGGTATATTTAgatcgataaattttgaattatgaatttcaaattctgtaaacatggagttatttgaaattattttttcaaattattattttatattcaaaccCATCAATCTAAATGTAACCTGATTGAATTGATGTATCAGTACATCATAAATTTCTATTATTGACAAGTAAAACATTATatgtattcaatttttaatattttgtaataatttataattaatcaacaactaCTATAAATCCGACCTTATTGGCCTAATTAAAACTTCTTGAAAAACTAGTTTTATTACAAAACACTTCCCACTTTagttttttctaattttcacATTGTTTTTCCCAAATGCTATGAGCTTTGGAgattatcataaaatttaaatcttttacaaaataattacatttttaaaaataaaaagttttataaatactttaaaatattaaatagaaaataggataataatttaaatgagaAAAAGTCAACTATATTCTTCCACCTACAACTACACATATGCCACcccacaatattttttttttttgaagagaGTGGGGCCTGTAGATTCAATATgtacagttttttttttttttttattgtttcttcTTAATAATGATGATTTAGAAGTTCACGCACATATCATgcatcaataaataaaaaatattaatatattaatcaatatatttaaattatatgtgtagacaattttaatatatgatcaGATTTACATCAAAGTTTAGTTGATTATTAACtgtatatttgttaattacgTATAAAACAAAGTTGAACCACATGGGCATGTTTTCCTTCGGCTCCGTTTACTTTGATATGTAAGcttgtatttgaaaaattagtacaaataatataatatttactttaatttatgGGACCTCGATATAAAATCAAGACTCTGTACTAATTACTGTTGCACTTGAATAATTAATACCACCTATGAAGATGGTATAAAATAGTTGCAAGCTTGCACCGAAAAGATAAATGATCATTTTACCCTCGAAATTTAACtgaatagtaataataattattattattagtaatagggttaattacattatattttctctaaaaCTACGAAATTAGACtttgaagttttgaaattatacttatactcTCTTTAAAAGTTCTTCCTTCGCACCGTCATCTTTCCATTAGGATTTTGACGAAAAGTGCAAATACTGGCAAAAGTAATGAcataactatttaattttgcccctcattaaaattttagtatatatttttgtacttataaatggattagtataatatatatgtggagtGAGTTAACatcaatacatatttttccttataaatataaaattattacaagaaCATGTTAcatgagaaataaaattaaaaatatgtgtatttttttttactaatgtcaatatttttcgtccaaatccTAACGAAATGAGATGagatgtaaataaaaaattcttggaGGGgttgtaagtataattttttaagactTCTTTgaaagaaagtataattttgtatttttatagtaggtttaaatgtaattaatgatTACTAAAATTGGTCCACGGTGGGGTATGTTGTAAATATGGCCCAAAACCGGAAGCCCAAACTATAAGCCCACAACTCACTTGGAGGCCCACCCGACTACCCGATCCAACCCGACTACCCGACCCGAGTACCTCACTTATATACCCTCTTCTCTCAAAACCCTAATcagtttcttctctctctctcacctcTCCTCTCCCTCACTCCGCCGATTCACTCTCCCTCTTCCTTCTTGCCGGTTACCGCATGACGGTTAGAATAGCCACCGTCCGGCGGTTTTCTGAAGCCAATCTAATGGCTTCAAGAAAACCCCCAAACGGTTGTGTTCCTTCGGCAGTTACTTGAGACTTTCTATAAAAGGGGATTTCCCCCTTTCCGCTCGGTGCGCGAACTGAAATCTGTTTTCCGATACACTTTCCCCTTGCCTTATCTCTGTGAT contains:
- the LOC105177024 gene encoding beta-glucosidase 18: MEKYVCAVAERGPSLKEKGMEKIKITWVFVSHCFILLLSAPISLAEEQVDIKRSDFPHGFFFGASTSAYQIEGAVHEDGKGLSNWDVYCRIQGNIADGTSGDIANDHYHRYMEDIEIIHSLGLTAYRFSISWSRVLPRGRHGGVNQAGITFYNSIIDNLLLRGIQPFVTIFHNEYPQELEDRIGGWLSPVMQEEFVHFAETCFKHFADRVKYWMTINEPNLLAEVTYERGLFPPARCSPPFGHCAGGNSDVEPLIAVHNMLLAHAKAVKLYREQYKSKVNGVIGITVCAYMYTPLTESEDDTEAANRALAFNAAWMLDPLVFGDYPPEMKRYHGSELPSFSSEERELLRDSIDFMGINHYGTLYAKDCIHSSCVCNDSVYTLGSDRLIRGFVYTTGERNGVPIGEPTGMSQFFVVPRGMEDIVNYMKERYHNKPMFVTENGYSSPGNEDDVYQHDVKRIHYHQLYLASLAQAVRNGADVRGYFIWSLMDNFEWSSGYALKFGIYRIDPQTLNRIPKLSATWYKDFLSNSSLGVAELSITVPDENKDVHSE